The following is a genomic window from Micromonospora cathayae.
TCGATCGCGGCGGCGATGTCGTCGATGCCCTCGCCGCGCGCGGCGACCGACCGCACCACCTGCGGACGCCACTGGCCCGGCCCCCGCTCACCGAGGGCGATCATGCCGTTGATGTCGCGGACCGTGGCGTCCGCGCCGTCCCGGTCGGCCTTGTTGACCACGAAGACGTCGGCGATCTCCAGGATGCCGGCCTTCACCGCCTGGATCGCGTCGCCCATGCCCGGCGCGAGCAGCACCAGCGTGGTGTCGGCCAGCGAGGCCACCTCCACCTCGGCCTGCCCGACGCCGACCGTCTCCACCAGCACCACGTCGCAGCCCGCGCCCTCCAGCACCCGGACCGCCTGCGGGGTGGCCGCCGACAGCCCGCCCAGGTGCCCCCGGCTGGACATCGACCGGATGTAGACGCCGGGGTCGGTGGCGTGGTCCTGCATCCGGACCCGGTCACCGAGGATCGCCCCGCCGGTGAACGGGCTGGACGGGTCCACGGCCAGCACCCCGACCCGGTGCCCGCGCGCCCGCAGCGCCCGGACCAGCTCGTTCGTGGTGGTGGACTTGCCCACCCCGGGAGACCCGGTCAGGCCCACCACCTGGGCCTGACCGGCGTACGGGGCGAGGGCCGCCGCGACCTGCGGCAGCACCTCGTCACCGTTCTCGACCAGGGTGATCAGCCGGGCCACCGCGCGCGGGTCACCGGCGCGGGCCCGCTCCACCAGCAGCGGTACGTCCCGACTGCGCCGGATCGACGGCACCGCCGTGCCCGCCTCGCTCACTGCGCGTGCTCCCCCTCGGCCGGGACGTGGATGATCAGCGCGTCGCCCTGGCCGCCACCGCCGCAGAGCGCCGCCGCCCCGGTGCCACCGCCGCGCCGCTTCAGTTCCAGCGCGAGGGTGAGCACCAGCCGAGCCCCGGACATGCCGATCGGGTGGCCGAGCGCGATCGCCCCACCGTTCGGGTTGACGATCTCCGGGTCGACGCCGAGGTCCCGGGTCGACTGGATGCCCACCGCCGCGAACGCCTCGTTGATCTCGATGAGGTCCAGGTCCTCGATGCTCAGCCCGCCCTTCTTCAGGGCGTGCACGATCGCGTTCGACGGCTGCGAGTGCAGGGAGTTGTCCGGCCCGGCCACGTTGCCGTGCGCGCCGACCTCGGCCAGCCAGGTCAATCCCAGCTCCTTGGCCTTGGCCTTGCTCATCACCACCACGGCGGCGGCCCCGTCGGAGATCGGCGACGCGCTGCCGGCGGTGATCGTGCCGTCCTTCGCGAACGCCGGCCGCAGCTTGGCCAGCGACTCGACGGTGGTGTCCGGCCGGATGCCCTCGTCCTCGCTGATCACCAGCGGGTCGCCCTTGCGCTGCGGGATGATCACGGGGGTGATCTCGTCGGCGAAGTGGCCGTTCTTCTGCGCGGCGGCGGCCCGCTGGTGACTGGCGGCGGCGAAGGCGTCCTGCTCCGCGCGGGTGATGCCGTGCCGCGCCCCGTGCCGCTCGGTGGACTCGCCCATCGAGCAGCAGTCCCAGGCGTCGGTCAGCCCGTCCAGCGCCATGTGGTCCTTGACCGTCACGTCGCCGTACTTGTAGCCGGAGCGCTGACCGAGCAGCAGGTGCGGGGCGTTGGTCATCGACTCCATGCCGCCGGCCACCACGATGTCGAACTCGCCGGCCCGGATGAGCTGGTCGGCCAGGGCGATGGCGTCCAGCCCGGAGAGGCAGACCTTGTTGATGGTCAGCGCCGGGGTGGACATCGGGATGCCCGCCTCGACCGCCGCCTGCCGGGCCGGGATCTGCCCGGTGCCGGCCTGGAGCACCTGCCCCATGATCACGTACTGCACCTGCTCGGGGGACACCCCGGCGCGCTCCAGCGCGGCCTTGATCGCCACGCCGCCGAGCTTCGTCGCCGGGAGGTCCTTGAGGTTGCCGAGCAGGCGACCCATCGGGGTCCGCGCGCCGCTGACGATCACCGAAGCCATTGCCTGCCTCCGAGGGGGTGGGCGAACCTGTACGCCTTAACGAGTGTTCGGCCAGACTATCGCCATGGCTGAGAACTCCCCCGTCGAGCCCGCTGCGGACTACGTCACAGACATCGGCATCCGCCGAATCGACCACGTCGGCGTGGCGGTGGCCGACCTGGACGCGGCGATCGACTTCTACCGGCGCACCTTCGGGATGCGCTGCGTGCACACCGAGACCAACACCGAGCAGGGCGTCCGCGAGGCGATGCTGTCGGTCGGCCCGACC
Proteins encoded in this region:
- the meaB gene encoding methylmalonyl Co-A mutase-associated GTPase MeaB; this translates as MSEAGTAVPSIRRSRDVPLLVERARAGDPRAVARLITLVENGDEVLPQVAAALAPYAGQAQVVGLTGSPGVGKSTTTNELVRALRARGHRVGVLAVDPSSPFTGGAILGDRVRMQDHATDPGVYIRSMSSRGHLGGLSAATPQAVRVLEGAGCDVVLVETVGVGQAEVEVASLADTTLVLLAPGMGDAIQAVKAGILEIADVFVVNKADRDGADATVRDINGMIALGERGPGQWRPQVVRSVAARGEGIDDIAAAIDKHRGWLVEHGELRRRREARAAAEIEAIALGTLRARIGSLRDGTGLAALAGKVAEGSLDPYAAADELLADLER
- a CDS encoding acetyl-CoA C-acetyltransferase; translation: MASVIVSGARTPMGRLLGNLKDLPATKLGGVAIKAALERAGVSPEQVQYVIMGQVLQAGTGQIPARQAAVEAGIPMSTPALTINKVCLSGLDAIALADQLIRAGEFDIVVAGGMESMTNAPHLLLGQRSGYKYGDVTVKDHMALDGLTDAWDCCSMGESTERHGARHGITRAEQDAFAAASHQRAAAAQKNGHFADEITPVIIPQRKGDPLVISEDEGIRPDTTVESLAKLRPAFAKDGTITAGSASPISDGAAAVVVMSKAKAKELGLTWLAEVGAHGNVAGPDNSLHSQPSNAIVHALKKGGLSIEDLDLIEINEAFAAVGIQSTRDLGVDPEIVNPNGGAIALGHPIGMSGARLVLTLALELKRRGGGTGAAALCGGGGQGDALIIHVPAEGEHAQ